A single genomic interval of Chiloscyllium punctatum isolate Juve2018m chromosome 35, sChiPun1.3, whole genome shotgun sequence harbors:
- the LOC140459563 gene encoding dedicator of cytokinesis protein 1-like, giving the protein MNSPAIMNTPHPTSLSNNGAGASILIPGCPSYPTGVGAAGAIYNYDAAQEPSELSLQVGDTVQILETHEGWYRGYSLRNKSKKGIFPATYIHLKETKVDGAR; this is encoded by the exons ATGAACAGCCCTGCAATAATGAACACGCCTCACCCCACTTCGCTGTCCAATAACGGAGCCGGAG CTTCGATCCTTATTCCGGGGTGTCCCTCCTACCCCACTGGGGTAGGAGCAGCGGGCG CCATCTACAACTATGACGCTGCGCAGGAACCCTCCGAACTGTCGCTGCAAGTGGGGGACACGGTCCAGATCCTCGAAACCCACGAAG GTTGGTATAGAGGCTACAGCCTTCGCAATAAATCCAAGAAG GGCATTTTCCCCGCCACCTACATTCACTTGAAAGAGACGAAGGTGGACGGAGCGAGGTGA